From Mucilaginibacter rubeus, a single genomic window includes:
- a CDS encoding cellulase family glycosylhydrolase — MIKKLFLQIILIVCISNCFAQSPDRRWPEARIWAWYNQQPWYCGFNYIPAYAINYTAMWDKTTFNEAAIDKELALAEKSGMNSLRAVLQYAVYADDPKYFINTLDKFMAICDKHHIKFIPALFDDCSFGITNDPKTGKQPEPLMGWYAWAWSPSPGHSMVVDSATHPKLKKYVTEVIARFKNDKRILMWDLYNEPTNGGLGTATFPLLKKTIVWARAVNPSQPLTIGIFDQNPRLNKIITDNVDLITFHDYGDKEHVTKTIEELKQYNRPMINTEWMNRPWKSTVSEIVPVFYQYKVGCNLWGLVNGKTQTNLPWGHRPGDPEQKLWQHDLYSGDFKPYKSAEIDSLKLFIDRSKSAEYISEHQHK; from the coding sequence ATGATAAAAAAGCTTTTTTTACAGATAATATTAATCGTTTGCATTTCAAACTGCTTTGCACAAAGCCCGGATAGACGCTGGCCGGAAGCCCGTATCTGGGCCTGGTACAACCAGCAGCCCTGGTATTGCGGCTTTAATTATATCCCGGCTTATGCCATCAATTATACCGCCATGTGGGATAAAACAACTTTTAATGAAGCGGCTATTGATAAGGAGCTGGCACTGGCCGAAAAATCGGGTATGAACTCGTTAAGGGCCGTGCTGCAATATGCCGTATACGCCGATGATCCTAAATATTTCATAAACACTTTAGATAAATTTATGGCGATATGCGATAAACATCATATCAAATTTATCCCGGCTTTGTTTGATGATTGTTCATTCGGTATTACCAACGATCCTAAAACAGGCAAACAGCCCGAGCCATTGATGGGTTGGTATGCCTGGGCCTGGTCGCCAAGCCCGGGGCATAGCATGGTGGTTGATTCTGCCACACATCCAAAGCTCAAGAAATATGTAACCGAGGTAATTGCAAGGTTTAAAAACGACAAACGCATTTTAATGTGGGACTTGTATAATGAACCTACAAACGGTGGTTTAGGCACAGCTACCTTTCCCCTGCTTAAAAAAACTATTGTTTGGGCAAGGGCAGTAAATCCTTCGCAGCCGCTAACCATTGGCATTTTTGATCAAAATCCACGATTGAACAAGATCATTACCGACAATGTAGACCTGATCACTTTTCATGACTATGGCGATAAGGAACATGTTACCAAAACCATAGAAGAGCTTAAGCAATACAATCGCCCTATGATCAATACCGAGTGGATGAACCGGCCATGGAAATCTACCGTGAGCGAAATTGTACCAGTGTTTTATCAGTATAAGGTAGGATGTAACCTGTGGGGACTGGTTAACGGCAAAACGCAAACTAATTTACCATGGGGCCACCGCCCCGGCGATCCGGAGCAAAAACTATGGCAGCATGACCTTTACAGTGGTGATTTTAAACCATACAAATCCGCCGAAATTGACTCGTTAAAGTTGTTCATCGACAGATCCAAAAGCGCCGAATATATCAGTGAACATCAGCACAAATAG
- a CDS encoding alpha/beta fold hydrolase, giving the protein MILLHGLFGGLSNWTRVVKHFEDRFDIYIPKLPIYENPKNNLEHLLNFLETMIASADLKNVILVGNSLGGHIAILYTHRHPDNVAKLILTGSSGLYENTQVGSYLKRGNHTYIKERVAATFYDPTIATDELVSEVMQITTDPLKCQCAVRTARSAQRDNVLSRLPEIWVPVLLIWGEDDQITPPHVANEFNTHLLNSKLVMIPECGHAPMMEKPETFNEILGKFLC; this is encoded by the coding sequence ATGATATTACTCCATGGGTTATTTGGAGGCCTAAGCAACTGGACAAGAGTTGTTAAGCATTTTGAAGATAGATTTGATATTTATATACCCAAACTGCCTATATACGAAAACCCTAAAAACAACCTGGAGCATCTCCTTAATTTTCTTGAAACGATGATCGCATCGGCAGACCTGAAAAATGTTATCCTGGTAGGTAATTCACTTGGTGGACATATTGCTATACTTTATACTCATCGTCACCCTGATAACGTAGCTAAATTGATATTGACCGGCAGTTCCGGACTTTATGAAAACACCCAGGTGGGCAGTTACCTTAAACGGGGAAATCATACATATATTAAGGAAAGAGTGGCTGCTACATTTTATGATCCTACCATTGCAACCGATGAGCTTGTGTCTGAGGTGATGCAAATCACTACAGATCCGTTGAAATGCCAGTGCGCTGTCAGAACTGCCAGGTCGGCTCAAAGAGATAATGTGCTTTCGCGTCTTCCTGAAATATGGGTACCTGTTTTATTGATATGGGGCGAGGACGATCAAATTACCCCGCCTCATGTCGCAAATGAATTTAACACCCATTTACTCAATTCAAAACTTGTTATGATTCCCGAATGTGGGCATGCGCCGATGATGGAAAAGCCAGAAACCTTTAATGAAATATTAGGCAAATTTCTTTGTTGA
- a CDS encoding bleomycin resistance protein has product MFKRSTPILASLDEAKTIDFYTEKLGFTFSDSHNGYLIFTRDGINVHLFPCDDKEACRNMGCYIYVTDIEQLYEEYQQLGLIHPNGPLRMMPWGLRQFAVVDNNGNIFYFADYKE; this is encoded by the coding sequence ATGTTTAAACGCTCGACACCTATATTGGCCTCGCTGGATGAAGCTAAAACAATTGATTTTTATACTGAAAAGTTAGGCTTTACCTTTAGTGATAGCCATAACGGATATTTAATATTTACCCGGGATGGTATTAATGTGCATTTATTCCCCTGCGATGATAAGGAAGCTTGCCGTAATATGGGCTGTTATATTTATGTGACCGATATCGAGCAGCTTTATGAGGAATATCAGCAACTGGGCCTCATCCATCCAAACGGCCCGTTGCGAATGATGCCCTGGGGTTTGCGGCAATTTGCTGTTGTGGATAACAATGGCAACATCTTTTATTTTGCCGATTATAAAGAATAA
- a CDS encoding phytanoyl-CoA dioxygenase family protein — protein sequence MIQTEKPMLNGTINVDAELINDFRQQGHVLIKNILQADEVAHYRDVINKAVNRYNTETRAMQDRDTYGKAFLQIMNLWEVDDNVKEFTLAKRFAKIAADLLGVEHVRIYHDQALFKEAGGGFTPWHQDQYYWPLDTSKTVTMWMPLMDIDVELGMLTFASGSHLNGFAENIPISDESETSLQKHIREKNYPITRAETMQAGDATWHYGWTLHNAPGNSSEDTTREVMTIIYYADGAHVTEPQNKHQENDRHRWLGGLNAGDAAQSHLNPLAY from the coding sequence ATGATCCAGACAGAAAAACCGATGCTTAACGGCACTATTAATGTGGATGCGGAGCTCATTAATGATTTCAGGCAGCAGGGGCATGTGCTTATCAAAAACATATTACAGGCCGATGAGGTAGCCCATTACCGCGACGTGATTAACAAGGCTGTAAACCGCTATAATACCGAAACCCGGGCCATGCAAGACAGGGATACTTATGGCAAAGCTTTCCTCCAGATCATGAACCTGTGGGAAGTTGATGATAACGTGAAGGAATTTACCCTCGCCAAACGCTTTGCAAAAATTGCCGCGGATTTGTTGGGTGTTGAACATGTGCGTATTTATCATGACCAGGCTTTGTTTAAAGAGGCAGGCGGTGGCTTTACACCATGGCATCAGGATCAGTATTACTGGCCGCTGGATACCAGTAAAACGGTTACCATGTGGATGCCGCTAATGGATATTGATGTTGAGCTGGGCATGCTCACTTTCGCCTCAGGATCGCACCTAAATGGCTTTGCAGAAAATATTCCGATCTCGGATGAATCTGAAACATCGCTGCAAAAACACATCAGGGAGAAGAACTATCCTATTACCCGCGCCGAAACCATGCAGGCCGGCGATGCTACCTGGCATTACGGCTGGACTTTACATAACGCGCCGGGTAATAGTTCTGAAGATACCACCCGCGAGGTGATGACCATTATTTATTATGCCGATGGTGCTCACGTAACCGAGCCGCAAAACAAACACCAGGAAAACGACCGGCATCGCTGGCTCGGCGGCTTAAACGCAGGCGACGCAGCCCAGTCACACTTAAACCCTTTAGCTTACTGA
- a CDS encoding class I SAM-dependent methyltransferase, with the protein MTKEKPEFWEKSFVEKQEMWGFEPSKSAVLTKEFFVEKSVKNMLIPGIGYGRNAQIFRENGINVTGIEISKTAIEMARKHYRTDMAIYHGSVTDMPFDHNQYDGIFCYALIHLLDSDERKKLIADCYNQLTDNGYMVFTAISKEAPTYGQGKLISDDRYEIFEGVRMFFYDRESIAAEFGGAGLFEIVEVIENFPFFLIKCRKNK; encoded by the coding sequence ATGACAAAAGAAAAACCCGAATTTTGGGAGAAAAGCTTTGTGGAAAAGCAGGAAATGTGGGGATTTGAACCATCAAAGTCTGCTGTATTGACAAAAGAGTTTTTTGTTGAGAAATCTGTAAAAAACATGCTCATCCCCGGCATTGGTTATGGCCGGAATGCACAGATCTTCAGAGAGAACGGCATTAACGTGACCGGAATTGAAATATCAAAAACAGCCATTGAAATGGCCAGAAAGCATTATAGAACTGATATGGCTATCTATCATGGCTCCGTAACCGATATGCCATTTGATCATAATCAATACGATGGGATATTTTGTTATGCTTTAATTCATTTACTTGACAGCGACGAACGAAAGAAACTGATAGCCGACTGCTATAATCAGTTAACTGATAATGGCTACATGGTTTTCACGGCGATATCAAAGGAAGCCCCAACCTATGGACAAGGAAAACTGATCAGCGATGATCGTTACGAGATTTTTGAAGGAGTCAGGATGTTCTTTTACGACCGTGAATCAATCGCTGCCGAATTCGGTGGAGCCGGTTTGTTTGAGATTGTGGAAGTAATCGAAAACTTCCCCTTCTTTTTAATTAAATGCCGCAAGAACAAATAA
- a CDS encoding type 1 glutamine amidotransferase domain-containing protein, producing MKKRILFVVSSASVIGPHNRATGNLLTEVANPYQTFKKQGYDIDVYSVNGGEAPIDMVELDDELNVAFLNGEGADAMRNTKKIDQVSIAGYDAVFVPGGLAPVVDMPENVAVQNILSGMYEKGGVVSAVCHGPVALINVKLNNGSYLIDGKNVTGFSKAEEENYAKEDVPFELEDALKQRGANYSATAPWQAYVVTDGRLVTGQNPASAKGVAESVIKILEA from the coding sequence ATGAAAAAGAGAATCTTATTTGTAGTATCAAGTGCAAGTGTAATTGGTCCACACAACCGCGCTACCGGAAATTTACTTACCGAAGTTGCCAACCCTTACCAAACGTTTAAAAAGCAGGGCTACGATATTGATGTATACAGCGTTAATGGCGGCGAAGCCCCGATAGATATGGTTGAACTGGACGATGAACTGAACGTTGCTTTCCTGAACGGAGAGGGTGCCGATGCTATGAGAAATACAAAAAAAATAGACCAGGTGTCAATAGCCGGTTATGACGCGGTATTTGTTCCCGGCGGTTTAGCTCCTGTAGTAGATATGCCTGAGAATGTTGCAGTGCAAAACATTTTATCGGGTATGTACGAAAAAGGTGGTGTAGTAAGCGCAGTTTGTCACGGTCCGGTGGCGTTGATCAACGTGAAATTGAACAATGGCAGCTACCTGATTGACGGTAAAAATGTTACCGGTTTCAGCAAAGCCGAAGAAGAAAACTACGCCAAAGAAGATGTTCCGTTTGAATTGGAGGATGCCCTGAAACAGCGTGGTGCTAATTACAGTGCTACCGCCCCATGGCAGGCTTATGTAGTTACCGACGGGCGTTTGGTTACCGGCCAAAACCCGGCATCGGCAAAAGGTGTAGCCGAAAGCGTAATTAAAATTTTAGAAGCATAA
- a CDS encoding Crp/Fnr family transcriptional regulator has product MDKLRKHIEAIIAISDEEFEFVKPFFTYKRVKKHQYLTQEGDTVTFEYLILSGVFRMFYLDNDGKEYIVQFAGENWWMADYQAYFKDKKATLNIVCMEDAEVLCLTLHGRETLSVESHKMEHFFRVKLTNGYVALQRRIISLLSSSPQQRYEEFGRLYPHLMQRIPKKYIAEYLGVSRETLSRLYSNSKV; this is encoded by the coding sequence ATGGATAAACTCCGCAAGCATATCGAAGCAATAATCGCGATCAGTGATGAGGAGTTTGAATTTGTAAAACCTTTTTTTACTTATAAAAGAGTAAAGAAACATCAATACCTTACCCAGGAGGGCGATACCGTTACATTTGAATACCTGATCCTATCGGGCGTTTTCAGGATGTTTTACCTGGATAACGACGGCAAGGAGTACATTGTGCAATTTGCCGGCGAAAACTGGTGGATGGCAGATTACCAGGCTTATTTTAAAGATAAAAAAGCCACGCTCAACATTGTATGTATGGAAGATGCCGAGGTACTCTGCCTCACCCTGCACGGCCGTGAAACCCTCTCCGTCGAATCGCACAAAATGGAACATTTTTTTAGGGTAAAGCTTACAAATGGTTATGTAGCGTTGCAGCGAAGGATCATATCATTGCTTTCCAGCTCGCCGCAACAACGGTATGAAGAGTTCGGCAGGCTTTATCCACACCTGATGCAAAGGATCCCTAAAAAGTATATAGCCGAGTATCTCGGTGTTAGCCGCGAAACTTTAAGCAGGCTTTATTCCAACAGTAAAGTTTAA
- a CDS encoding Crp/Fnr family transcriptional regulator: MKLELPQWYGQLKKKYPIVTDQEWQLLHSMAVVKHIKKGDSFLKYGKVARFSAFVISGLFKFSILDDDGNEKIIKFGFPDDFLANCESYNKKAPSAVSITALEDAVILKINIKKMQPLYDLHINLLHVNLQLYQEILEQQSEHEHILSLKSPARRYRYLLERRPAIIQKISLTNIARYLYISREALSRARLYLLK, from the coding sequence ATGAAACTCGAATTACCACAATGGTATGGGCAGCTCAAGAAAAAATATCCAATAGTAACCGACCAGGAATGGCAGTTACTGCATTCAATGGCTGTTGTTAAACATATTAAAAAAGGCGATTCGTTTTTAAAGTACGGGAAGGTGGCCCGCTTTTCGGCCTTTGTTATATCCGGGTTGTTTAAATTCTCTATTCTTGATGACGACGGTAACGAGAAGATCATCAAATTCGGATTCCCCGATGATTTTCTGGCAAATTGTGAAAGCTATAATAAAAAGGCCCCTTCTGCGGTAAGTATTACGGCACTTGAAGACGCGGTGATCTTGAAGATCAATATCAAAAAAATGCAGCCTCTTTATGATCTGCATATAAACCTGCTGCATGTAAACTTGCAGTTATACCAGGAGATACTTGAACAGCAATCAGAGCACGAGCATATCCTGTCGTTAAAAAGCCCTGCGAGGCGTTACCGGTACCTGCTGGAGCGCCGCCCTGCCATTATACAAAAAATTTCGCTTACCAATATTGCCCGCTACCTCTATATCAGCCGGGAAGCCTTAAGCCGGGCAAGGTTATACCTACTAAAATAA
- a CDS encoding AraC family transcriptional regulator gives MIKPTLEALNSHDKNTFLARLFEQHEFESPYHFHPEYELTAILKGEGNRFVGNNMSAYQQGDLVLIGSNVPHCWKTTLHNEEINAKSVVIQFNIDFLGVNFFENQSAWKVVQLLNKSFHGIHFSGEDTTAIIDLMLALVKVDDPFKKLILLLNILDNLTGHASYRYLNAEPVIYSPQGIEHQRLKLVQSFIIDNFRSKISLDEVAEVGSMTKNAFCKFYKKTTGKTLTEAITYYRLQYAMQQLISTDKNATQISFDSGFSDVASFHKIFKLSTGKSPLGYRKHHLEIIG, from the coding sequence ATGATCAAGCCTACTTTAGAAGCTCTAAACAGTCATGACAAAAACACGTTTCTGGCCAGGTTGTTTGAGCAACATGAGTTTGAGTCACCCTATCATTTTCATCCCGAATATGAGTTAACGGCTATTCTGAAAGGCGAAGGCAACCGGTTTGTGGGCAATAACATGTCGGCCTATCAACAGGGCGACCTGGTGCTGATTGGCAGCAATGTGCCGCATTGCTGGAAAACGACTTTACATAACGAGGAGATCAACGCGAAATCGGTAGTGATCCAGTTCAATATCGATTTTTTAGGGGTCAATTTCTTTGAGAACCAATCGGCCTGGAAGGTTGTGCAGTTGCTCAATAAAAGTTTTCACGGCATCCACTTTAGTGGCGAGGACACAACGGCAATTATTGATCTGATGCTGGCGCTCGTTAAGGTGGATGATCCGTTTAAAAAGCTTATCCTGTTGCTAAATATTCTTGATAATTTAACCGGCCATGCATCGTACCGGTACTTAAATGCCGAGCCGGTGATTTACAGCCCGCAGGGGATAGAGCATCAGCGGCTAAAACTTGTGCAAAGTTTTATTATTGATAATTTCAGGAGTAAGATAAGCCTTGATGAAGTAGCCGAGGTAGGCAGCATGACCAAAAACGCGTTCTGCAAATTTTATAAAAAAACAACCGGAAAAACACTGACCGAAGCCATTACCTACTACCGGCTGCAATATGCCATGCAGCAGTTGATATCAACAGATAAAAACGCTACCCAAATCAGTTTTGATTCGGGGTTTAGCGATGTGGCATCATTCCATAAGATATTTAAGCTATCTACAGGTAAGAGCCCCTTGGGGTATAGGAAGCATCATTTAGAGATTATTGGTTGA
- a CDS encoding putative quinol monooxygenase, giving the protein MNQQTINVFAKWQVKEGKLNTVLDLLAGVAKQSRAEEGNLFYKINQSTTDANTLLLFEAYKDEAAVADHRGSVHFQTIVVGQIVPLLESREVFVTTEIGI; this is encoded by the coding sequence ATGAACCAGCAAACCATTAATGTTTTTGCCAAATGGCAAGTTAAAGAAGGGAAGTTAAACACAGTGCTCGACTTACTTGCCGGGGTTGCCAAACAAAGCCGGGCAGAAGAAGGCAACCTGTTTTATAAAATCAACCAAAGCACTACCGATGCCAATACGCTGCTATTATTTGAAGCTTATAAAGATGAAGCGGCTGTTGCGGATCATCGCGGATCAGTACACTTTCAAACCATTGTTGTAGGGCAAATTGTTCCGCTATTGGAGAGCCGTGAGGTTTTTGTAACCACCGAAATAGGTATTTGA